A window of Planifilum fulgidum genomic DNA:
GAAACATGGTAAAAGGTACTTGGAAGCGGCGAAAAAGGTGGACCGGGAGAAAATGTACGAGCCCCGGGAGGCTCTGGAACTGGTGAAATCCATCGCCCCGGCCAAATTTGACGAGACGGTGGAGGTGGCTTTCCGCCTGGGGATCGACACCAAACGGGCCGATCAGCAGGTGCGGGGAGCCGTCGTTCTGCCGCACGGGACCGGAAAGACGAAGCGGGTTTTGGTGTTCGCCAAGGGAGAAAAGGCCAAGGAAGCGGAACAGGCCGGAGCCGACTTTGTCGGCGACGACGATCTGATCAACAAGGTGAGCCAGGGTTGGCTCGATTTCGACGTCGTCGTGTCCACGCCCGACATGATGGGGCAAGTGGGTAAGCTGGGCCGGATCCTGGGTCCGAAAGGGCTGATGCCCAACCCGAAAACGGGCACCGTCACCTTCGACGTGGCCAAGGCGGTGCAGGAGATCAAGGCGGGGAAAGTGGAGTATCGCGCCGACAAAGCGGGCATCGTCCACGTTCCGATCGGCAAGGTTTCCTTCGACACCGACAAGCTGACGGAGAACCTGAAGACCCTGGCGGAAGCGCTCATCAAAGCGAAACCCGCCGCCGCGAAAGGGACCTACATGCGCAGTGTCACCGTCTCTTCCACGATGGGGCCCGGGGTGCGGGTCAATCCTGCCGCCTTCGCGAGCCGCTGATAGGAAGCTTCGGTTGACACGGCCTTTTCGGTGGAGTAAGGTTATAGAGTGACAATCGAACAGAGACTGCATGCCGTAGACAGCAGGTGCGCAGACCGCGCTTAATATCCTGCCGAGGCGGGTGACGTTCCTTATGGGAACGCTTTGCGATTTCCCGGCCTTCGTGTGTCTGCGAAGGTTTTTTTCATTTCCAACCGAGGAGGTGGTTCCATGTCCAAGGCCCTGGAGAAGAAAAAACAGATGGTCGCCGAAATCGCCGAGAAACTGAAAAACAGCAAGAGCACGATCCTGACCGACTATCGCGGCCTCACCGTTGCGGAAATGAACGAGTTGCGCAAGCAGCTTCGCGAAGCCGGGGTGGAGTACAAGGTGCTGAAAAACACCCTGACCCGGCGCGCCACGGCGGAGACGGGCCTGAGCGAACTGGACCAGCACCTGACGGGCCCGACGGCCATCGCCTTCAGCGCTGAGGACGTCGTCGCTCCCGCCAAGATTCTGTATAAGTTCTCCAAGGATCACGAAGCCCTGGAGATCAAGGGAGGCGTCGTGGAAGGACGGGTGGTCGGCCTCGACGAGATCAAGGAATTGGCGGATCTGCCGTCCCGCGAGGGACTTTTGTCCATGCTGCTTAGCGTGCTGCAGGCGCCGATCCGCAACTTCGCCCTGGCCGTCAAAGCGGTCGCCGACAAAGAGGGCGGAGAGGCCCAGGAAGCGTGAGTTGCCCACGCCGGCCGTAAGGCAGATCCCCTCAGGTCCGGCGGCGGGCACACGGATTTTGACACTTGGATGAGGAGGTTATGTGAGATGACCAAGGAAGAAATCATTGAGGCCATCAAAGGGATGAGCGTTCTCGAACTGAACGATCTGGTGAAAGCGATCGAGGAGGAATTCGGTGTGACGGCGGCTGCGCCGGTGGCGGTGGCTGCGCCGGGTGCCGCGGCCGAAGCGGCGGAGGAGAAGACCGAATTCGACGTGATCCTGGCCAATGCGGGCAGCTCCAAGATCAACGTGATCAAAGTGGTCCGCTCCATCACCGGATTGGGTCTGAAGGAAGCGAAGGCCCTGGTCGACGAAGCTCCGAAACCGATCAAAGAAGGAGTTTCCAAGGAAGAAGCCGAAGAAATCAAGTCGAAGCTGGAAGAAGCCGGTGCCACTGTCGAGTTGAAGTGACCCACCGGCTGACCCGCCGGCGACTGCCGGCGGGTTGCTTTTATTCCTTGGGGGGAACGGGAAAGGCGGGGTTTGGACTGTCGAAACCGCTGCCATGAGGTGCACCCTTTTGCCCGGGCGGGGAGAGGCCGGAGAAGAGCGGGGGAGAAGAGGGGAGTGAACATCGGTGGACGACCGGTGGGAGCATTATTTTACTTCCCGACCGGAAACCTCCGGAGACGAGCGGCTGATCACCGCGCGCCTCAGGGGGGATGAGCTGCGCTTCTGGACCGATGCCGGGGTGTTTTCCAGACGGGGGATCGACTTTGGAACCCGTCTGTTGATCGAAAC
This region includes:
- the rplA gene encoding 50S ribosomal protein L1 produces the protein MAKHGKRYLEAAKKVDREKMYEPREALELVKSIAPAKFDETVEVAFRLGIDTKRADQQVRGAVVLPHGTGKTKRVLVFAKGEKAKEAEQAGADFVGDDDLINKVSQGWLDFDVVVSTPDMMGQVGKLGRILGPKGLMPNPKTGTVTFDVAKAVQEIKAGKVEYRADKAGIVHVPIGKVSFDTDKLTENLKTLAEALIKAKPAAAKGTYMRSVTVSSTMGPGVRVNPAAFASR
- the rplJ gene encoding 50S ribosomal protein L10, with the protein product MSKALEKKKQMVAEIAEKLKNSKSTILTDYRGLTVAEMNELRKQLREAGVEYKVLKNTLTRRATAETGLSELDQHLTGPTAIAFSAEDVVAPAKILYKFSKDHEALEIKGGVVEGRVVGLDEIKELADLPSREGLLSMLLSVLQAPIRNFALAVKAVADKEGGEAQEA
- the rplL gene encoding 50S ribosomal protein L7/L12; translated protein: MTKEEIIEAIKGMSVLELNDLVKAIEEEFGVTAAAPVAVAAPGAAAEAAEEKTEFDVILANAGSSKINVIKVVRSITGLGLKEAKALVDEAPKPIKEGVSKEEAEEIKSKLEEAGATVELK